One window of the Acaryochloris sp. CCMEE 5410 genome contains the following:
- a CDS encoding class I SAM-dependent methyltransferase — MHWKTKSSAFRIINYFPLSQDILYRLQRHVTKEIPRKDYIFERLLIAAKKIKYEVDNTRETSSPAHYVEIGAGRDLALAIALRMLGVEKITCIDLFPLAKPYLIQKAASYLSKKLSVPLPSIKTFSDIEDFGIHYVAPSSLANANIHPNSVDVFYTTDTLEHIPRDALRLLIGDISTILKPQGLCINFIDYSDHYARSDNSISPFNFLQYSEQDWSKHNTPLHFVNRMRHSEYISLFSENNFIILQVSSEREKPPENLVISQEFQDFEKPDIFTVRAKITCQKPR, encoded by the coding sequence ATGCATTGGAAAACTAAGTCAAGCGCTTTCAGAATCATTAATTATTTCCCTTTATCCCAAGACATATTATACAGACTCCAAAGGCATGTCACGAAGGAGATACCTCGAAAAGATTACATCTTTGAAAGATTACTCATAGCTGCGAAAAAAATCAAATATGAAGTCGATAATACTAGAGAAACATCTTCTCCAGCACATTATGTAGAAATTGGTGCTGGACGAGATCTCGCCCTAGCAATTGCTTTACGTATGTTGGGAGTGGAGAAGATAACTTGTATCGACTTATTCCCACTAGCAAAACCGTATCTAATTCAGAAAGCTGCATCTTATCTTTCTAAAAAATTAAGTGTACCCCTACCTTCTATCAAAACTTTTAGCGATATAGAAGATTTTGGCATACACTATGTTGCTCCATCTTCACTTGCTAATGCCAACATCCATCCCAATTCTGTTGACGTCTTCTATACGACAGATACACTAGAACACATTCCTAGAGATGCTCTTCGTCTTCTTATTGGCGACATTTCTACAATACTCAAACCACAAGGACTATGCATTAATTTTATTGACTACTCTGACCATTATGCGCGATCAGACAATAGTATTTCTCCCTTTAATTTTTTACAGTATTCAGAACAAGATTGGTCTAAACATAATACTCCACTCCACTTCGTCAATAGGATGAGGCATAGTGAATATATAAGTCTTTTTTCAGAAAACAATTTTATTATTCTACAAGTTTCATCCGAGAGGGAAAAGCCTCCAGAAAACTTAGTCATAAGCCAAGAATTCCAAGATTTTGAAAAACCTGACATCTTCACAGTAAGAGCAAAAATCACCTGTCAAAAGCCACGCTAA
- a CDS encoding PIG-L deacetylase family protein produces MKSILVIAAHPDDEILGCAGTIAKHIKAGDQVNTLILSEGVTSRAVIRDREKAQDELSVLAHAAHKAGEILGVTSTKLEGFPDNRMDSCDLLDVVKSIETSIHTFLPEIIYTHHGGDLNIDHRVIHEAVMTACRPLPGQSVKSILFFEIPSSTEWQLPFSAPTFTPNWYVNISDTLHLKLEALMAYESEMREWPHPRSLKAVEYLSRWRGTNVGVEAAEAFILGRRLEN; encoded by the coding sequence ATGAAGTCAATTTTAGTGATTGCAGCCCATCCAGATGATGAGATTTTGGGATGTGCGGGGACTATCGCCAAACATATCAAAGCTGGTGATCAAGTGAATACCCTAATCCTGTCTGAGGGGGTGACCAGTCGAGCTGTGATACGGGATCGAGAAAAAGCGCAGGATGAGCTGTCGGTATTAGCGCATGCTGCCCATAAGGCTGGCGAGATTCTGGGGGTCACTTCTACGAAACTCGAAGGTTTTCCGGATAACCGAATGGATAGCTGTGATTTATTAGATGTTGTCAAAAGCATTGAAACATCTATTCATACATTTCTCCCCGAGATTATTTATACACATCATGGTGGCGATCTGAATATCGATCATCGTGTCATTCATGAGGCAGTCATGACAGCCTGTCGGCCTTTGCCTGGCCAGTCAGTGAAATCGATATTATTTTTCGAGATTCCGTCTAGCACTGAATGGCAACTGCCCTTTTCGGCCCCAACTTTCACGCCCAATTGGTATGTGAATATTTCCGATACGCTCCATCTAAAACTGGAGGCGTTGATGGCATATGAATCAGAAATGCGGGAGTGGCCTCATCCTCGATCGCTAAAAGCAGTTGAATATCTGTCCCGTTGGCGGGGGACAAATGTTGGTGTCGAAGCTGCTGAAGCATTTATCTTAGGCAGAAGGCTAGAAAATTAA
- a CDS encoding TylF/MycF/NovP-related O-methyltransferase yields MEDLRVLEDKSFFEARDYLKGKYGDEVFSVADQFPLFSGTHCIARHIYQYELIKETLPLSGDIFEFGAWHGSTTIFISKMLRLLSPQSPKKVYVFDNFEGLPVSSDEDGVLAKEFVGQYCGNLARLQDIITANGFENLIQLQIGDARQTIPQFCDENSHKLVSLAYIDFDLYEPTKLALDFVGERLVLGGMIALDEGMSETWKGESQALSEFLADYPGMFEVLSNPLTRQPEIILRKIG; encoded by the coding sequence ATGGAAGACTTAAGAGTTTTAGAAGATAAATCTTTCTTTGAAGCCAGAGATTACCTCAAAGGTAAATATGGTGATGAAGTTTTTAGTGTTGCAGATCAGTTCCCACTCTTCTCTGGGACTCATTGTATCGCGAGACATATATATCAGTATGAGTTAATCAAAGAAACCCTTCCCTTGTCAGGAGATATTTTTGAGTTTGGTGCTTGGCATGGATCTACGACAATTTTTATCTCTAAAATGTTGAGGCTATTATCTCCTCAATCTCCAAAAAAAGTTTATGTTTTTGATAACTTTGAAGGCTTGCCAGTTTCTAGTGACGAAGATGGCGTGCTTGCAAAAGAATTTGTTGGTCAATATTGCGGGAATTTAGCAAGACTTCAAGACATTATTACGGCCAATGGTTTTGAGAATTTAATTCAGCTACAAATAGGAGATGCAAGGCAAACAATACCCCAGTTTTGTGATGAAAATTCTCATAAGCTGGTGAGTCTTGCCTATATTGATTTTGATCTATATGAACCAACAAAATTAGCACTTGACTTTGTGGGTGAGCGATTGGTGTTAGGAGGCATGATCGCTCTTGATGAAGGTATGTCTGAGACTTGGAAAGGTGAAAGCCAGGCTTTGAGTGAGTTCCTTGCTGATTATCCGGGCATGTTTGAAGTGCTCTCTAACCCACTCACTCGTCAACCCGAAATCATTTTGAGAAAGATAGGATAG
- a CDS encoding 3'(2'),5'-bisphosphate nucleotidase CysQ: MFTDVVKVVQTLSEQVAHWRHDNNARHLHSQQDFKTEADRRAHAFLTSELSHLYPDIPVISEEDEAHLSTRPTRYWLIDPIDGTASWYGGFSGFVSQVALVDNAEPVFGVVVAPVLNKTWTALKNGGAFLNNAPLKSLKSSSRLVFVDNTPEPHGFVKDLMSSMNASGYYESGSIGLKSCLVADGTVDLFIKPVVVRDWDIAPVAVILNEVGGFLRLANGSPFIFEGPMDKPEGIIVARDQILLERAIECADQGC, from the coding sequence GTGTTTACCGATGTTGTTAAAGTCGTTCAAACGTTAAGTGAGCAAGTTGCTCACTGGCGTCATGATAATAATGCTCGGCATCTTCATTCTCAGCAAGACTTTAAGACGGAAGCAGATAGGCGTGCTCATGCGTTTTTAACGAGTGAATTAAGCCATCTCTATCCTGATATACCGGTTATATCTGAAGAAGATGAGGCTCATCTCAGCACACGACCTACTCGGTATTGGTTAATTGATCCAATAGATGGTACTGCTAGCTGGTATGGGGGGTTTAGTGGTTTTGTTTCCCAAGTTGCTTTAGTTGACAATGCAGAGCCGGTTTTTGGTGTTGTTGTCGCTCCAGTTTTGAATAAAACATGGACTGCATTAAAGAATGGAGGTGCATTTCTCAATAATGCTCCGTTGAAGTCATTAAAGTCATCATCTAGACTTGTTTTTGTGGACAATACGCCAGAACCACATGGTTTTGTCAAAGATTTGATGTCATCTATGAATGCTTCCGGTTACTATGAGTCCGGTAGTATTGGCCTCAAATCTTGTTTAGTCGCTGATGGGACAGTGGACTTATTTATAAAGCCCGTTGTGGTGCGGGATTGGGATATCGCTCCTGTGGCCGTTATTCTAAACGAGGTTGGAGGATTCTTGAGGTTGGCAAATGGATCGCCATTTATTTTTGAGGGTCCTATGGACAAGCCAGAAGGAATTATCGTTGCCCGAGATCAAATCCTTCTTGAAAGGGCAATAGAATGCGCTGATCAAGGATGCTAG
- a CDS encoding NAD(P)-dependent oxidoreductase — MSILVTGAQGYLGSKVVEALIAKGEHVHKTGRRSSQNVWTCDLTQYGEVVQLVSRLQPEQIIHCAAFVPQTQQEYQDADATEVSLAMLRNVLQASSCPFIYISSMTVYDAATSGPKTELEVGHPTSAYGKGKLSGEEMLKNDGRPAFAVRLPGLFGPPRQNGLVANVVRSCKERQAISLPERPILWAAMLVEDAAQSIALLTDNETNQFCAVNVGYPGVYSISRFVKEVENIFGRLIDYDIGHPDFEFNLNKAAELGILPSRSFRQAIIEFGQML; from the coding sequence ATGTCTATTCTTGTGACGGGTGCTCAAGGGTATCTTGGGAGCAAAGTTGTAGAAGCGCTGATTGCTAAAGGTGAGCACGTACATAAGACTGGGAGACGTTCTAGTCAAAACGTTTGGACTTGTGATTTGACTCAATATGGTGAGGTCGTCCAACTTGTTTCTCGCCTCCAGCCCGAGCAAATCATTCACTGTGCTGCTTTTGTGCCTCAGACACAACAAGAATATCAAGATGCTGATGCCACTGAAGTTAGCTTGGCCATGTTGCGGAATGTTCTGCAAGCTTCATCGTGCCCGTTTATTTACATCTCTTCAATGACTGTGTATGATGCTGCGACCAGTGGACCTAAAACAGAATTAGAAGTGGGGCATCCAACTTCCGCTTATGGGAAAGGTAAGTTAAGCGGCGAAGAAATGCTCAAAAATGATGGTCGCCCAGCGTTTGCGGTTCGTCTCCCCGGTCTATTTGGTCCTCCTCGTCAAAATGGATTGGTGGCAAACGTAGTTAGATCTTGTAAGGAAAGACAAGCAATATCTTTACCAGAAAGGCCGATTTTGTGGGCTGCAATGCTTGTTGAAGATGCAGCACAAAGCATTGCATTATTAACTGATAATGAAACGAATCAATTTTGTGCTGTGAATGTTGGCTATCCAGGGGTTTATTCAATCTCGCGGTTTGTCAAAGAAGTTGAAAACATTTTTGGACGATTGATTGATTATGATATCGGGCATCCAGATTTTGAATTTAATTTGAATAAGGCTGCTGAATTAGGAATTCTTCCGAGTCGATCATTTAGGCAAGCAATCATAGAGTTTGGACAAATGTTGTGA
- a CDS encoding N-acetylneuraminate synthase family protein: MKNLISVGQRLIGDGQPCFIIAEIGSNHNQDFDLAIEHIDAAIDAGVDAVKFQTFKAESHVSKYAKMPSYLMEGESVQGLLQTLELNRSWQQPFQDYCNNKGIIFFSSPCDYDAVDSLEEIGVTAHKVASFDLPDLDLIEYIAKTGKPIILSTGCADWMDIQRAVDTCRSAGNENVILLQCTSLYPAPAELSNLRAMTTMRSSFRTLTGYSDHTIGNTVPMAAVALGACMLEKHFTLSRKLPGPDHSFAIEPHELKDLVQQIRLVEAAIGDGVKNGPRPEEMEMAEKVRRSLHASQDISKGERITVEMLCTKRPGSGISPFLRDQVIGRTAKRDILADEWISWDMI, encoded by the coding sequence TTGAAAAATTTAATTTCTGTTGGACAACGCTTGATTGGTGATGGACAACCGTGTTTTATCATTGCTGAAATTGGGTCTAATCATAATCAAGATTTTGATCTAGCGATTGAGCATATTGATGCTGCGATTGATGCTGGTGTCGATGCCGTTAAATTCCAGACCTTTAAGGCAGAGAGTCATGTATCAAAATATGCAAAAATGCCTTCCTATTTAATGGAAGGTGAAAGTGTGCAAGGATTATTGCAAACACTGGAGCTGAATCGTTCCTGGCAGCAGCCATTTCAGGATTATTGTAATAACAAGGGGATCATCTTTTTCTCATCTCCCTGTGACTATGATGCAGTAGATTCGTTAGAAGAGATTGGCGTTACTGCTCATAAAGTTGCGTCCTTCGATCTTCCTGATCTCGATCTGATTGAGTATATTGCAAAAACTGGCAAGCCCATTATCCTCTCTACGGGGTGTGCTGATTGGATGGATATCCAGCGGGCTGTTGATACCTGTAGATCGGCTGGAAATGAGAACGTCATCTTATTGCAATGCACATCTTTATATCCGGCTCCCGCTGAATTATCAAATTTGAGAGCCATGACAACGATGAGGTCCTCTTTTCGTACGTTAACTGGCTACTCAGATCATACGATTGGTAACACGGTACCCATGGCTGCTGTTGCTCTGGGTGCTTGTATGCTCGAAAAGCACTTCACGCTTAGTCGGAAGTTACCTGGGCCAGATCATTCATTTGCCATTGAGCCGCATGAATTAAAGGATTTAGTCCAACAAATTCGATTAGTTGAAGCTGCGATAGGAGATGGTGTAAAAAACGGACCACGCCCCGAAGAGATGGAAATGGCAGAAAAAGTCCGCCGTTCATTACATGCTTCTCAAGATATCTCCAAAGGAGAGCGCATCACGGTTGAGATGCTTTGTACAAAACGACCTGGCTCTGGAATTTCACCTTTTTTACGAGATCAAGTGATTGGGCGAACAGCGAAGAGAGATATTTTGGCGGATGAATGGATTAGTTGGGATATGATTTAG
- a CDS encoding ATP-grasp domain-containing protein — translation MVVIEISLFKFLSGQLDSMRKNILFTGGGGAGTEAIWKLWKDKYSLYFADASVQAITPVIPRDRRVSIPLASDLSFCITLCKVCQELDIDLLVPGVDEELSQLSALQGNSDWPEFLLPSQAFVDLMLDKLACFNAVASAGLMCPRTLPLMDAAEIGFPLIAKPRSGRGSRGVMLLQDIEQVQAYLTLQQKQASAFIAQEHMKGQEYTVFVCADSYGQLRAVIPVKVNEKKGITISAKTEKVPEITEYVSKFQSYFKPSGVYNIQCVVLDDATVMPFEVNPRVSTTFCLALSTGFDPVKIFLGEQNLEHPSCFTPKVDCSLQRNWVNTIIPIS, via the coding sequence TTGGTAGTTATTGAAATTTCATTATTCAAATTCTTGTCAGGACAACTGGATAGTATGAGAAAAAATATTTTATTTACAGGGGGAGGAGGAGCAGGGACAGAAGCTATTTGGAAGCTTTGGAAGGATAAATATTCACTTTATTTCGCTGATGCATCTGTTCAGGCGATCACTCCGGTAATTCCTCGTGATCGCCGTGTATCGATCCCTTTAGCCAGTGACCTATCGTTTTGCATAACGCTTTGTAAGGTATGCCAAGAGCTGGATATAGACCTACTAGTTCCAGGAGTAGATGAAGAACTATCACAATTATCTGCTTTGCAAGGGAACTCAGACTGGCCCGAGTTTTTATTACCGTCACAAGCCTTTGTGGATCTAATGTTAGATAAGCTGGCTTGTTTTAATGCTGTAGCATCTGCTGGTTTGATGTGTCCGAGAACATTACCTCTTATGGATGCCGCGGAAATTGGCTTTCCACTTATCGCGAAACCTCGCTCAGGGCGAGGATCTCGAGGTGTTATGCTTCTCCAGGATATCGAACAAGTACAAGCTTACTTAACCTTGCAGCAGAAACAAGCTAGTGCCTTTATTGCGCAAGAGCATATGAAGGGGCAAGAATATACCGTTTTCGTTTGTGCAGATAGTTATGGCCAGCTTCGTGCTGTTATTCCAGTAAAAGTTAATGAGAAAAAAGGGATTACTATTTCAGCTAAAACAGAAAAGGTACCTGAAATCACTGAATATGTATCCAAATTTCAGTCTTACTTTAAACCATCTGGTGTTTATAACATCCAGTGTGTTGTATTGGATGATGCAACAGTGATGCCGTTTGAAGTTAATCCAAGAGTATCGACTACTTTCTGCTTGGCTTTGAGCACGGGGTTCGATCCCGTTAAAATTTTCCTCGGTGAACAGAATCTTGAGCATCCTTCCTGTTTCACTCCAAAGGTAGATTGTTCTCTTCAGAGAAATTGGGTGAATACAATTATTCCAATATCGTAA
- the pseG gene encoding UDP-2,4-diacetamido-2,4,6-trideoxy-beta-L-altropyranose hydrolase, with translation MHLLIRADASRQQGIGHVMRCLALAQVCLDEGGQVTYLTSLSTRPVADRLQMEGVQVRYLADSIVPGSQEDAVYTVELSKVFKAAWMILDGYHFGETYQSWIKKNGLQLLAIDDYGHAQHYWADYIVNPNVYASETLYAHKESYTKLLLGCTYSLIRNEFYGYRNWLREIPTKGKKIFVTLGGADPNNVTLNVLKGLENIKDQEVEIIVVIGGSNPNYEQLLDFTQKTDLNIVLKCNVSNMAELIVWADIAVTAGGSTCWDIAFLGLPNLIIVLADNQLEVAEKLDDLGAAINLGWYSSISPRSITDAVDNLLMSSDLRQTLSNTARQLVDGEGSRRIVRKLRNNYLRLRTANQADDKMLWEWVNDPQVRVSAFSSKLISWEEHVAWFTHKLQDPNCFIFIAMDGDDLPVGQVRFDVEATNQAEIDIHLAPGRRGSGYGSRLLMEAVHLIFRETIIEVINAYIKPDNIASIKTFEKANFSMKERNASSYHYVLERRKVT, from the coding sequence ATGCATCTTTTAATTCGTGCAGATGCTTCTCGTCAGCAGGGTATAGGTCATGTAATGCGGTGTCTTGCTCTGGCTCAAGTGTGCCTGGATGAAGGAGGGCAAGTAACCTACCTAACAAGCCTTAGTACGCGACCCGTCGCAGATCGTTTGCAAATGGAAGGAGTACAGGTTCGCTATTTGGCAGACTCAATTGTTCCAGGTAGTCAAGAGGATGCCGTGTATACAGTAGAACTCTCTAAAGTATTTAAGGCAGCCTGGATGATACTAGATGGCTACCATTTTGGAGAAACTTATCAGTCCTGGATCAAAAAAAATGGGCTGCAACTATTAGCTATTGATGATTATGGGCATGCCCAACATTATTGGGCTGATTATATCGTTAATCCCAATGTTTATGCTAGCGAAACACTGTACGCTCATAAGGAATCTTATACCAAACTTTTATTGGGTTGTACGTATTCGCTGATCAGGAATGAATTTTATGGATATCGCAATTGGTTGAGAGAAATCCCAACCAAGGGAAAAAAAATCTTTGTCACCCTAGGAGGGGCTGATCCGAATAATGTGACACTAAATGTTCTGAAAGGCTTGGAGAACATCAAGGATCAAGAGGTAGAAATTATTGTTGTTATTGGTGGTAGCAATCCAAACTATGAGCAGTTGTTAGATTTTACCCAGAAAACAGATCTAAATATTGTCTTGAAGTGTAATGTTAGCAATATGGCAGAGCTGATTGTCTGGGCTGATATCGCTGTTACTGCTGGAGGTAGTACTTGCTGGGATATAGCTTTTTTAGGTTTGCCGAACTTGATTATTGTTCTAGCTGATAATCAGCTTGAAGTTGCAGAAAAGTTGGATGATCTAGGGGCTGCAATTAATTTAGGATGGTACTCTTCAATAAGTCCAAGGTCGATTACTGATGCTGTTGATAACCTGCTAATGTCATCTGATCTTAGACAGACGCTCTCCAATACGGCTCGACAGTTAGTAGATGGAGAAGGAAGTCGTCGTATTGTCAGGAAGTTACGAAATAACTACCTGAGATTAAGAACAGCGAATCAAGCAGATGACAAGATGTTATGGGAATGGGTCAATGATCCCCAAGTGAGAGTGTCTGCTTTTTCCTCGAAGTTAATTTCTTGGGAAGAGCATGTGGCATGGTTCACGCATAAGTTGCAAGATCCTAATTGCTTTATTTTTATAGCCATGGATGGTGACGATCTTCCGGTTGGGCAAGTCAGGTTTGATGTGGAGGCTACGAACCAGGCAGAAATTGATATTCATTTGGCTCCAGGTCGGAGAGGATCTGGTTATGGTTCACGGCTACTGATGGAAGCGGTTCATCTGATTTTTCGAGAAACGATCATTGAAGTGATTAATGCATATATAAAGCCTGATAATATTGCCTCTATCAAGACTTTTGAGAAAGCTAATTTCTCCATGAAGGAGCGAAACGCATCATCCTATCATTATGTTCTTGAAAGGAGGAAAGTTACTTAG
- a CDS encoding pseudaminic acid biosynthesis-associated methylase: MRSFKTDQEVFWAGQFGDDYVDRNNGADAIAANIALFSKILSRTDQVNSVLELGANLGLNLHALKTLRPSAVFSAVEINDKAIKHLQQLKWVQPYHQSLLDFQAEAEYDLVLIKGVLIHINPDFIDKVYNLLYQASCKYILVIEYFNPVPVEVTYRGHENKLFKRDFAGDLLDKYPDLKLVDYGFSYHRDPNFPQDDTTWFLMKKTT; encoded by the coding sequence ATGCGGTCATTTAAAACAGATCAAGAGGTGTTTTGGGCTGGACAATTTGGCGATGATTATGTTGATAGGAACAATGGTGCTGACGCGATCGCTGCGAATATAGCCCTTTTTTCAAAAATTCTATCTCGAACTGATCAAGTCAATAGTGTCTTAGAACTAGGGGCTAATCTGGGCCTGAATCTGCATGCATTGAAAACACTCAGGCCTAGTGCAGTGTTTTCTGCTGTGGAAATCAATGATAAAGCAATTAAGCATCTTCAACAACTGAAATGGGTACAACCTTATCATCAATCTTTACTAGATTTTCAAGCAGAAGCTGAGTATGATTTGGTTTTGATTAAAGGCGTTTTGATTCATATAAATCCTGACTTCATTGATAAGGTTTACAACTTGCTTTATCAAGCATCTTGTAAATATATTCTGGTGATTGAGTATTTTAACCCTGTCCCCGTGGAAGTGACCTATCGTGGACATGAAAATAAACTTTTTAAGAGAGATTTCGCAGGTGATCTTCTTGATAAATATCCTGATCTGAAGCTTGTGGATTATGGATTTTCGTATCACAGAGATCCTAATTTTCCTCAAGATGATACAACTTGGTTTTTGATGAAAAAGACCACTTGA